The Pirellulales bacterium genomic sequence GGCATGGCCATTGAAGCTGACGCCCATCGGCAGCGAAATGCGCAAAATGCACGCGGAGAACGGCTGGCTGTTGGCGGCTGGCGGCTGGCTGTCCAAACCATTCGCCAAATTGCCTTCCGCCTTCTGCCCGCCACCTTCTTCTTTCCGCCTGCCATCTGCCGCCTGCCGCCCGCTGTCTGCCGCTTTCAAAATCATTTCTTCCGCCGCCACCATGGTTTTGCCGTACACGGTGACCGGATCGGTCCGATCGGTTTCTACATGCCCGCCGCAGCCGGCGCCGGAGAAGACCAAATCGATCGACAGATGCACAAACCGCACTTGCCGCTGGACGCAAATTTCCAGCAGGCTTCGCACGCCGTCAACGTTGATCCGCCACGCCATGGCTGGATCGAGCTCACAACTTTTCAGCGCGCAATTTCCCGCGCAATTCAGCACCGCCGAAAATTGATACTGCTCAAACAGCCGCTCCAGCGTTGGCCGATCTTCAGCATTGCATTCTTCAATGCCCGACCCAGCGAGCCGCCAGTTATCGCGCTGCCGAATGCCGATCACCTGTCCCGGATAGCGCGCTTGCAAATACGGCAGCACATTGTACCCGGCCACGCCGGAAATGCCGGTCACCAACAGCGGCAGCGGCGGCTCAACAGCAAAAGTGGCTCGGCGAAGCATATTGAAAATGGGCCGTTGACAAAAAATAGTAGCAATGAGTTTAGCCGCGACCCGCCAGGGGGAGCGCTTGCCTTAAATTAGGCGCCATGCTCACAACGAACATCGCGCCGAAAACACAAACCAAATGAACGATGCGGGGTAAGCCGCGGAATTTCGCATTCTAAAGATGACGAATAATCGCAACAACCCCGCCTTTTCCGCCGGTTTTCTCGCGATTCCTTGACGCTTCCCCGCACCGCTGATACACTCGCCAGTTCGTTTATGCAATACTTTCGAGCACTTCCTGTTGCCTGCAAGCAGGCGCGCTAAGGCCCGGCCATCTGCGAAGTGCAACGCGTGTTAAAATCGAAGTATCGACCCCGCTCGAATTCCGTCCCGCCAAAATAGAATCAAGGATTAAGCAATCATGGCGACCGTCACCAAGCGCCGAAAAAAATCTGCCTCCAAGTCTTCCGCCAAGCTCAGCAAAACGTCCAAAAATGGCGCGCCACATGCCAAAGCGGGCAAAAAATCGGCCGGCGGCAAAGTCGGCAAAATGATTTACCATTTCAGCAAGTCGCGCACCGATGGCAACGGCTCCATGAAGCCCCTGTTGGGCGGCAAAGGCGCAAACCTGGCCGCTATGACCAGCATTGGCCTGCCCGTTCCGCCGGGTTTCACCATCACCACCGAAGTCTGCATGTTTTACTATAAGAACGGCAAGAAGTATCCGCCGTCCTTATTGAACGACGTGAAAACCGCAGTTACGTGGCTGGAAAAAGAAACCGGCAAAAAATTCGGCGACACCAAAAACCCGCTGCTGGTTTCCGTCCGCTCCGGCGCGCGCGATTCCATGCCCGGCATGATGGATACCATCCTCAACCTGGGCCTCAACGATAAAACGGTCGAAGCGCTCAAATCGGCCACCGGCAACGGCCGCTTCGCTTGGGATTCCTACCGCCGCTTTGTGCAAATGTACGGCGACGTGGTGATGGGCGTGCAAAAACGCCACGAGCACGAACACGAGCCGTTCGACGAAGTCATGGATGGCCTGAAGCACGAACGCGGCGTGCAGGAAGATACGCACTTGGGCGAAGCCGATCTCATGGAGTTGGTCAACCGGTTCAAG encodes the following:
- a CDS encoding sugar nucleotide-binding protein, whose protein sequence is MLRRATFAVEPPLPLLVTGISGVAGYNVLPYLQARYPGQVIGIRQRDNWRLAGSGIEECNAEDRPTLERLFEQYQFSAVLNCAGNCALKSCELDPAMAWRINVDGVRSLLEICVQRQVRFVHLSIDLVFSGAGCGGHVETDRTDPVTVYGKTMVAAEEMILKAADSGRQAADGRRKEEGGGQKAEGNLANGLDSQPPAANSQPFSACILRISLPMGVSFNGHAGAIDWIQSRFKKDRPATLYFDEIRTPTYTDCLNEMCEAVLASELTGLYHAGAPRRLSLYNIAQIINRVGGYDPKLLMGCPRKMAGPIPPRAGNVSLNSNKLADALGYDPLDPWPLKEEFVPTHAQWHFERSSFKGSKELLAEVLYRNPGKV